The Pseudomonas sp. DG56-2 genome contains a region encoding:
- the rplF gene encoding 50S ribosomal protein L6 has translation MSRVAKNPVKLPAGVEVKFVGQQLSVKGAKGTLELNVHSSVEVVEEAGELRFAARNGDQQTRAMAGTTRALVNNMVQGVSQGFERKLQLVGVGYKAQAKGTVLNLALGFSHPVDYELPEGITAETPSQTDILIKGIDKQLVGQVAAEIRDFRPPEPYKGKGVRYADEVVRRKEAKKK, from the coding sequence ATGTCTCGCGTCGCTAAGAACCCCGTTAAGCTGCCAGCTGGCGTCGAAGTTAAGTTCGTCGGCCAACAGCTTTCGGTGAAGGGTGCCAAGGGCACTCTCGAACTGAACGTTCACTCGTCCGTAGAAGTCGTTGAAGAAGCTGGTGAGCTGCGTTTTGCTGCTCGCAATGGCGATCAACAAACTCGCGCTATGGCCGGTACTACCCGTGCCCTGGTTAACAACATGGTCCAAGGCGTAAGCCAAGGCTTCGAGCGTAAGCTCCAGCTGGTCGGTGTTGGTTACAAAGCTCAGGCTAAAGGCACTGTGCTGAACCTGGCGCTGGGCTTCTCGCATCCAGTGGATTACGAATTGCCTGAGGGCATCACCGCTGAGACCCCAAGCCAGACCGATATCCTGATCAAGGGTATCGATAAGCAGCTGGTAGGTCAGGTGGCCGCTGAAATCCGCGACTTCCGTCCACCAGAGCCGTACAAAGGCAAGGGTGTGCGTTACGCGGACGAAGTCGTCCGTCGTAAAGAAGCCAAGAAGAAGTAG
- the rplR gene encoding 50S ribosomal protein L18 — MTDKKVTRLRRARKARLKMHELEVVRLCVYRSSQHIYAQVLSADGSKVLASASTLDKELRDGATGNIDAATKVGKLVAERAKAAGVSQVAFDRSGFKYHGRVKALAEGAREGGLEF, encoded by the coding sequence ATGACCGACAAAAAAGTTACTCGACTGCGTCGCGCTCGCAAAGCACGCCTGAAAATGCACGAACTCGAAGTCGTGCGTCTCTGCGTGTATCGCTCCTCGCAGCACATCTATGCCCAGGTCCTTTCGGCCGACGGCAGCAAAGTCCTGGCCAGCGCCTCGACTTTGGACAAAGAACTGCGTGATGGCGCCACTGGCAACATCGACGCGGCAACTAAGGTTGGCAAGCTGGTAGCTGAGCGCGCGAAAGCCGCCGGTGTATCTCAAGTTGCCTTTGACCGTTCCGGTTTCAAGTACCACGGCCGCGTTAAGGCGCTGGCTGAAGGTGCTCGTGAAGGCGGGCTGGAGTTCTAA
- the rpsE gene encoding 30S ribosomal protein S5, whose amino-acid sequence MANNDQKRDEGYIEKLVQVNRVAKTVKGGRIFTFTALTVVGDGKGRVGFGRGKSREVPAAIQKAMEAARRNMIQVDLNGTTLQYATKSAHGASKVYMQPASEGTGIIAGGAMRAVLEVAGVQNVLAKCYGSTNPVNVVHATFKGLKAMQSPESIAAKRGKSVEEIR is encoded by the coding sequence ATGGCAAATAACGATCAAAAGCGCGACGAAGGCTACATCGAGAAGCTGGTTCAAGTTAACCGCGTTGCCAAGACCGTAAAAGGCGGCCGTATCTTCACCTTCACCGCGTTGACCGTGGTGGGTGATGGCAAGGGTCGCGTTGGTTTCGGCCGTGGCAAATCGCGCGAAGTACCAGCTGCGATCCAGAAAGCTATGGAAGCTGCTCGTCGCAACATGATTCAGGTTGACCTGAATGGCACCACTCTGCAGTACGCCACCAAGTCCGCCCATGGCGCGTCGAAGGTGTACATGCAGCCTGCCTCCGAAGGTACCGGTATCATCGCTGGTGGCGCAATGCGTGCTGTCCTGGAAGTTGCTGGTGTTCAGAACGTCCTGGCCAAATGCTACGGCTCGACTAACCCTGTAAACGTGGTTCACGCCACTTTCAAGGGTCTGAAGGCTATGCAATCTCCTGAATCCATTGCTGCCAAGCGCGGCAAGAGCGTCGAGGAGATCCGCTGA
- the rpmD gene encoding 50S ribosomal protein L30: protein MATVKVTLIKSTAGRIPSHKLCVKGLGLRRIGHTVEVLDTPENRGMINKAYYMLRVEG from the coding sequence ATGGCTACCGTTAAAGTAACGCTGATCAAAAGCACCGCCGGCCGTATCCCTAGCCACAAACTGTGCGTTAAGGGTCTGGGTCTGCGCCGCATCGGTCACACTGTAGAAGTCCTGGATACTCCCGAGAATCGCGGGATGATCAACAAGGCTTACTACATGCTGCGCGTCGAGGGTTAA
- the rplO gene encoding 50S ribosomal protein L15: MKLNDLSPAPGSRREKHRPGRGIGSGLGKTGGRGHKGQTSRSGGTIAPGFEGGQQPLHRRLPKFGFVSLKAMDRAEVRLSELAKVEGDVVTVQSLKDANVVNQNVQRVKIMLSGEVTRAVTIKGIAATKGARAAIEAAGGKFEE; encoded by the coding sequence ATGAAACTCAATGATCTGAGTCCAGCGCCGGGTTCCCGTCGCGAGAAGCATCGTCCGGGTCGTGGTATCGGTAGTGGTTTGGGTAAGACTGGTGGCCGTGGTCACAAAGGTCAAACCTCCCGCTCCGGTGGCACCATCGCTCCAGGCTTTGAAGGCGGCCAACAGCCGCTGCACCGTCGTCTGCCGAAGTTCGGCTTCGTTTCGCTGAAAGCCATGGACCGCGCCGAAGTGCGTCTGTCCGAACTGGCCAAAGTGGAAGGCGACGTTGTCACCGTGCAATCCTTGAAGGATGCCAACGTGGTTAACCAGAACGTTCAGCGTGTGAAAATCATGCTGTCGGGCGAAGTTACTCGCGCAGTCACCATCAAGGGTATCGCAGCCACCAAAGGTGCGCGTGCGGCTATCGAAGCAGCTGGCGGCAAGTTCGAGGAATAA
- the secY gene encoding preprotein translocase subunit SecY, translating to MAKQGALSSLGKGGMSELWARLRFLFLAIIVYRIGAHIPVPGINPDRLAELFRQNEGTILSLFNMFSGGALERMSIFALGIMPYISASIIMQLMTAVSPQLEQLKKEGEAGRRKISQYTRYGTVVLALVQAIGMSIGLAGQGVAFSADFGFHFVAVSTFVAGAMFMMWLGEQITERGVGNGISMLIFAGIVAGLPRAIGQSFESARTGDINIFALVAIGLLAVAIIGFVVFIERGQRRIAVHYAKRQQGRKVFAAQTSHLPLKVNMAGVIPAIFASSILLFPASLGAWFGQSEGMGWLQDISQSIAPGQPLNILLFSAGIIFFCFFYTALMFNPKDVAENLKKSGAFIPGIRPGEQSARYIDGVLTRLTMFGALYMTAVCLLPQFLVVAANVPFYLGGTSLLIVVVVVMDFMSQVQSHLVSHQYESLMKKANLKGYGGSGLLR from the coding sequence ATGGCTAAGCAAGGTGCTCTCTCTTCGCTCGGCAAAGGCGGGATGTCTGAACTTTGGGCTCGTCTGCGTTTTCTGTTCCTGGCGATCATCGTCTATCGGATAGGCGCACACATCCCAGTTCCAGGTATCAACCCGGACCGGCTGGCGGAACTGTTTCGACAGAATGAGGGGACCATTCTTAGCTTGTTCAACATGTTTTCCGGCGGCGCGCTGGAGCGGATGAGCATCTTTGCACTGGGGATCATGCCGTACATTTCGGCATCGATCATCATGCAACTGATGACCGCCGTCAGCCCGCAGCTGGAGCAGTTGAAGAAGGAAGGTGAAGCTGGCCGTCGTAAGATCAGCCAGTACACCCGCTACGGCACCGTAGTCCTGGCGCTGGTCCAGGCCATTGGCATGTCCATTGGTCTGGCCGGTCAGGGCGTGGCGTTTTCTGCTGACTTTGGCTTCCATTTCGTTGCGGTATCCACGTTTGTGGCTGGCGCAATGTTCATGATGTGGCTGGGTGAGCAGATCACTGAACGCGGTGTAGGCAACGGTATCTCGATGTTGATCTTCGCAGGTATCGTCGCCGGTCTTCCGAGAGCAATCGGGCAGTCTTTCGAGTCTGCACGTACGGGCGATATCAACATCTTCGCTCTGGTTGCTATCGGTTTGCTGGCAGTAGCGATTATCGGTTTTGTGGTGTTCATTGAGCGTGGTCAGCGTCGTATCGCCGTTCACTACGCCAAGCGTCAGCAGGGCCGTAAGGTTTTTGCTGCGCAGACCAGCCACTTGCCGCTGAAAGTGAATATGGCGGGCGTTATTCCTGCCATTTTCGCGAGCAGCATCTTGCTGTTCCCGGCTTCGCTGGGTGCCTGGTTCGGTCAGTCCGAAGGTATGGGCTGGTTGCAGGACATCTCGCAGTCGATCGCTCCTGGTCAGCCGTTGAATATTCTGCTGTTTAGTGCAGGGATTATTTTCTTCTGCTTCTTCTATACGGCGTTGATGTTCAATCCGAAAGACGTAGCGGAGAACCTGAAGAAGTCCGGTGCCTTTATTCCGGGTATCCGTCCTGGTGAACAATCGGCGCGCTACATTGATGGCGTTCTGACTCGTTTGACCATGTTCGGTGCTCTTTATATGACGGCCGTCTGTCTGCTTCCCCAGTTCCTGGTGGTTGCGGCAAACGTTCCGTTCTACCTTGGCGGGACCTCGTTGCTGATTGTGGTAGTGGTTGTGATGGACTTCATGTCCCAAGTACAATCGCACCTCGTTTCGCACCAGTACGAATCCCTGATGAAGAAAGCCAACCTGAAAGGCTACGGCGGCAGCGGTTTGCTGCGCTGA
- the rpmJ gene encoding 50S ribosomal protein L36 has protein sequence MKVRASVKKLCRNCKIIRREGVVRVICSAEPRHKQRQG, from the coding sequence ATGAAAGTTCGTGCATCGGTGAAAAAGCTGTGCCGTAACTGCAAAATTATTCGCCGCGAAGGTGTCGTTCGAGTAATTTGCAGCGCGGAACCACGTCACAAGCAGCGCCAAGGCTGA
- the rpsM gene encoding 30S ribosomal protein S13, whose product MARIAGVNIPDNKHTVISLTYIYGVGRTTAQKICVDTGVNPAAKIKDLSDEQVESLRTEVAKYITEGDLRRDINMKIKRLMDLGCYRGLRHRRGLPVRGQRTKTNARTRKGPRKPIRK is encoded by the coding sequence ATGGCCCGTATTGCAGGCGTCAACATTCCAGATAACAAGCACACTGTTATCTCGCTGACCTACATCTATGGTGTTGGTCGCACTACTGCACAGAAAATCTGTGTAGACACTGGGGTTAACCCAGCCGCAAAGATCAAGGATCTGAGCGACGAGCAGGTTGAATCGCTGCGTACTGAAGTTGCGAAGTACATCACCGAAGGTGATCTGCGTCGTGACATCAACATGAAAATCAAGCGGTTGATGGACCTGGGTTGCTACCGCGGCCTGCGTCATCGTCGGGGTCTGCCAGTACGCGGTCAGCGTACCAAGACCAACGCGCGTACCCGTAAGGGCCCGCGTAAGCCGATCCGCAAGTAA
- the rpsK gene encoding 30S ribosomal protein S11, translating into MAKPAARPRKKVKKTVVDGIAHIHASFNNTIVTITDRQGNALSWATSGGSGFRGSRKSTPFAAQVAAERAGQAALEYGLKNLDVNVKGPGPGRESAVRALNGCGYKIASITDVTPIPHNGCRPPKKRRV; encoded by the coding sequence ATGGCAAAACCTGCTGCTCGTCCTCGTAAAAAAGTCAAAAAGACAGTGGTTGATGGCATCGCCCACATTCACGCGTCTTTTAACAACACCATCGTGACCATCACCGATCGTCAAGGTAACGCTCTGTCCTGGGCTACCTCCGGCGGTTCGGGTTTCCGCGGTTCTCGCAAGTCCACCCCGTTCGCTGCTCAAGTAGCTGCTGAGCGTGCTGGTCAAGCTGCGCTGGAATATGGTCTGAAGAACCTCGACGTTAACGTCAAGGGTCCAGGTCCAGGTCGTGAGTCCGCTGTTCGTGCTTTGAACGGTTGTGGCTATAAGATCGCCAGCATCACCGACGTGACGCCAATCCCGCATAACGGGTGCCGTCCGCCGAAGAAGCGCCGCGTGTAA
- the rpsD gene encoding 30S ribosomal protein S4: MARYIGPKCKLSRREGTDLFLKSGVRALESKCNIEAAPGIHGQRRGRQSDYGTQLREKQKVRRIYGVLERQFSGYYKEAASKKGATGENLLQLLECRLDNVVYRMGFGATRAESRQLVSHKAISVNGKTVNIPSYQVRPGDVVAVREKSLNQLRIVQALELCAQRGRVEWVDVDTAKKSGVFKNVPARSDLSADINESLIVELYSK; encoded by the coding sequence ATGGCACGTTACATTGGTCCAAAATGCAAACTGTCTCGTCGTGAAGGCACCGATCTGTTCCTGAAGAGCGGCGTTCGCGCTCTGGAATCGAAGTGCAACATCGAAGCAGCCCCAGGTATCCACGGCCAGCGCCGTGGCCGTCAGTCCGACTACGGCACCCAGCTGCGTGAGAAACAAAAAGTACGTCGCATCTATGGCGTTCTCGAGCGTCAGTTCAGCGGTTACTACAAGGAAGCAGCCTCCAAGAAGGGTGCAACCGGCGAGAACCTGCTGCAGCTGCTCGAGTGCCGTCTGGATAACGTCGTTTATCGTATGGGCTTTGGCGCTACTCGTGCCGAATCCCGTCAGCTGGTTTCGCACAAAGCGATCAGCGTTAACGGCAAGACTGTAAACATTCCGTCCTACCAAGTTCGTCCGGGTGACGTGGTCGCGGTTCGCGAGAAGTCGCTGAACCAGCTGCGCATTGTTCAAGCCCTTGAACTTTGCGCCCAGCGTGGCCGCGTTGAGTGGGTAGATGTGGATACTGCCAAGAAGTCGGGCGTTTTCAAGAACGTTCCAGCTCGCAGTGATCTCTCCGCCGACATCAACGAAAGCCTGATTGTCGAGCTCTACTCCAAGTAA
- the rpoA gene encoding DNA-directed RNA polymerase subunit alpha: MQISVNEFLTPRHIDVQVVSPTRAKITLEPLERGFGHTLGNALRRILLSSMPGCAVVEAEIDGVLHEYSAIEGVQEDVIEILLNLKGLAIKLHGRDEVTLTLSKKGSGVVTAADIQLDHDVEIVNPDHVIANLASNGALNMKLTVARGRGYEPADSRQSDEDESRSIGRLQLDSSFSPVRRIAYVVENARVEQRTNLDKLVIDLETNGTLDPEEAIRRAATILQQQLAAFVDLKGDSEPVVVEQEDEIDPILLRPVDDLELTVRSANCLKAENIYYIGDLIQRTEVELLKTPNLGKKSLTEIKDVLASRGLSLGMRLDNWPPASLKKDDKATA, from the coding sequence ATGCAGATTTCGGTAAATGAGTTCCTGACGCCCCGCCATATTGATGTGCAGGTCGTCAGTCCAACCCGCGCTAAAATCACGCTCGAGCCTCTCGAGCGTGGCTTTGGCCATACCCTGGGCAACGCGCTGCGACGCATCCTGTTGTCCTCAATGCCCGGCTGTGCAGTAGTCGAGGCCGAGATTGACGGTGTGCTCCATGAGTACTCGGCAATCGAAGGTGTACAGGAAGACGTCATTGAAATCCTGTTGAACCTGAAAGGCCTGGCTATCAAACTGCACGGTCGTGACGAAGTTACGCTGACCTTGTCGAAAAAGGGTTCGGGGGTGGTTACCGCTGCCGATATTCAGCTGGATCATGATGTCGAGATCGTTAATCCCGATCACGTAATCGCTAACCTGGCGTCTAACGGCGCCCTGAACATGAAGCTCACCGTAGCTCGTGGTCGTGGTTATGAGCCGGCCGATTCGCGTCAGAGCGATGAAGACGAAAGCCGCAGCATTGGTCGCTTGCAGCTTGACTCTTCGTTCAGCCCGGTTCGCCGTATCGCATACGTGGTGGAAAACGCCCGTGTCGAGCAGCGTACTAACCTGGACAAGCTGGTTATTGATCTGGAAACCAACGGTACTCTGGATCCTGAAGAGGCTATCCGTCGTGCTGCAACCATTCTGCAACAGCAGTTGGCTGCGTTCGTCGACCTCAAAGGTGACAGTGAACCAGTGGTAGTCGAACAGGAAGACGAGATCGATCCGATCCTGCTTCGTCCGGTTGACGATCTGGAATTGACCGTGCGTTCGGCCAACTGCCTTAAGGCGGAGAACATTTACTACATCGGCGATCTGATTCAGCGCACCGAAGTAGAACTGTTGAAGACTCCGAACCTGGGCAAGAAGTCCCTGACTGAAATCAAGGACGTTCTGGCCTCCCGTGGTCTGTCCCTCGGCATGCGCCTCGACAACTGGCCGCCTGCAAGTCTTAAGAAAGACGACAAGGCGACTGCCTGA
- the rplQ gene encoding 50S ribosomal protein L17, with the protein MRHRKSGRHLSRTSSHRKAMFQNMAVSLFEHELIKTTLPKAKELRRVAEPLITLAKEDSVANRRLAFDRTRSKEIVGKLFNDLGKRYATRQGGYLRILKCGFRAGDNAPMAYVELVDRPVGGSVEAAE; encoded by the coding sequence ATGCGTCATCGTAAAAGTGGACGTCACCTGAGCCGTACCAGCTCTCACCGCAAGGCCATGTTCCAGAACATGGCGGTGTCGCTGTTCGAGCACGAGCTGATCAAAACTACCCTGCCGAAAGCCAAGGAACTGCGCCGCGTTGCCGAGCCGCTGATCACCCTGGCCAAGGAAGACAGCGTAGCTAACCGTCGTCTGGCTTTCGACCGTACTCGCTCGAAAGAAATCGTCGGTAAGCTGTTCAACGATCTGGGCAAGCGCTATGCCACCCGTCAGGGCGGCTACCTGCGTATCCTCAAGTGCGGCTTCCGCGCTGGCGATAACGCACCTATGGCGTACGTCGAGCTGGTTGATCGTCCTGTCGGTGGCTCGGTAGAAGCTGCTGAGTAA